From the Streptomyces nigrescens genome, one window contains:
- a CDS encoding alpha/beta fold hydrolase gives MSRPPTLTLPPCARAYRLDTERGSFAVQDARPEAAPIGTALLVPGFTGSKEDFVALLEPLAAAGFRAVAVDGRGQHESPGPRDELAYAQRELALDVLAQARAVQEPDSGPVHLLGHSLGGLITRAAVLLDAAPFRSLTVLSSGPAAIEASQQARVRMLIEALGTLDMESVWRAMRELDPPEAADAATPPEVGAFLHRRWLNTVPEQLIATGRQMLEEPDRVAELARTGLATHVVSGAVDYAWPVSWMDAMAERLSARRTVIEGAEHSPNAERPEKTAEALAGFWSGVG, from the coding sequence ATGAGCAGGCCGCCCACCCTCACACTGCCCCCGTGCGCCCGTGCGTACCGACTCGACACCGAGCGCGGCTCGTTCGCCGTGCAGGACGCCCGGCCCGAGGCCGCACCGATCGGGACCGCCCTGCTGGTGCCCGGATTCACCGGCAGCAAGGAGGACTTCGTCGCCTTGCTGGAACCGCTCGCCGCGGCCGGGTTCCGGGCGGTCGCGGTGGACGGCCGCGGGCAGCACGAATCCCCCGGTCCGCGCGATGAACTGGCGTATGCGCAAAGGGAGTTGGCTCTCGATGTGCTGGCTCAGGCGCGGGCCGTACAGGAGCCGGACAGCGGGCCGGTCCATCTGCTGGGGCACTCCCTGGGCGGGCTGATCACCCGGGCCGCCGTGCTGCTGGACGCGGCCCCGTTCCGTTCCCTCACCGTGCTCAGCTCCGGGCCCGCCGCCATCGAGGCGTCCCAGCAGGCCCGGGTACGGATGCTGATCGAGGCGCTCGGCACGCTCGACATGGAGAGCGTCTGGCGGGCGATGCGCGAACTGGATCCCCCGGAGGCGGCGGACGCGGCGACGCCGCCGGAGGTCGGCGCGTTCCTGCACCGTCGTTGGCTGAACACCGTCCCCGAGCAGCTGATCGCGACCGGCCGGCAGATGCTGGAGGAGCCCGACCGGGTGGCGGAGCTGGCCCGTACGGGGCTGGCCACCCATGTCGTCTCCGGCGCCGTCGACTATGCCTGGCCGGTGTCGTGGATGGACGCCATGGCCGAGCGGCTGTCCGCCCGGCGCACCGTCATCGAGGGCGCCGAGCACTCCCCCAACGCCGAACGCCCGGAGAAGACGGCCGAGGCGCTGGCGGGGTTCTGGAGCGGGGTGGGCTGA
- a CDS encoding SRPBCC family protein, producing MTENPATPPADPEGPHGIALTRTFDARPELVFEAWTTPEHFGYWFGGELTVPVDRMTMDPRPGGVWSLVMQTPDGGELPFSGVYREVAPPERLEFTLKDASAPDGIEGEIVRVTLTALGDRTEMAFRQLGGNLTSEQYRQAEAGWSGFFDRLTELLARA from the coding sequence ATGACCGAGAATCCGGCGACTCCCCCGGCCGACCCCGAAGGCCCCCATGGCATCGCGCTCACCCGGACCTTCGATGCCCGCCCCGAGCTGGTCTTCGAGGCGTGGACGACGCCCGAGCACTTCGGGTACTGGTTCGGCGGGGAGCTGACGGTGCCGGTCGACCGGATGACGATGGACCCCCGGCCGGGCGGGGTCTGGAGTCTGGTGATGCAGACCCCGGACGGCGGTGAGCTGCCGTTCTCCGGGGTCTACCGTGAGGTCGCGCCCCCGGAGCGGCTGGAGTTCACGCTCAAGGACGCGTCCGCGCCGGACGGCATCGAGGGCGAGATCGTCCGGGTCACCCTGACCGCCCTCGGGGACCGTACGGAGATGGCCTTCCGTCAGCTCGGCGGCAATCTCACCTCCGAGCAGTACCGCCAGGCGGAGGCGGGCTGGTCGGGCTTCTTCGACCGCCTCACGGAGCTGCTCGCGCGGGCCTGA
- a CDS encoding NYN domain-containing protein: protein MNDVQPTGPTDLAALAAGIERTNELLTRVLAEVATTPSTHAAFVDAGYVYAAAGRLVAGTEDRKAFDLDAEGIIEAFIDKARMIFPDSRLLRVYWYDGARRRIHTQEQQRIAELPDVKVRLGNLNANNQQKGVDSLIRSDLESLARHRAISDAVLIGGDEDLVSAVEAAQGYGARVHLWGIEASGGRNQAEPLLWEVDSARTFDLEFCKPYVTRRAGVDFSDQPVGEGPAPSRDDVRFVGAQVAAQWLSERGREWVAGLLPGHPYLPGAVDQELLTASEALLRHSLRGHADLRRVLRDGFWDHVQGQY, encoded by the coding sequence ATGAATGACGTCCAGCCCACGGGCCCCACCGACCTCGCCGCGCTCGCCGCCGGTATCGAGCGCACCAATGAGCTGCTCACGCGGGTGCTCGCCGAGGTCGCCACCACCCCGTCCACCCATGCGGCCTTCGTTGACGCGGGCTATGTGTACGCCGCGGCGGGCCGGCTGGTCGCCGGCACGGAGGACCGCAAGGCCTTCGACCTGGACGCGGAAGGGATCATCGAGGCCTTTATCGACAAGGCCCGGATGATCTTCCCGGACAGCCGGCTGCTGCGCGTCTACTGGTACGACGGCGCCCGCCGCCGTATCCACACCCAGGAGCAGCAGCGGATCGCCGAGCTGCCCGACGTGAAGGTCAGGCTCGGCAACCTCAACGCCAACAACCAGCAGAAGGGCGTCGACTCCCTGATCCGTTCGGACCTGGAGTCGCTGGCCCGGCACCGCGCGATCAGCGACGCGGTGCTGATCGGCGGCGACGAGGACCTGGTCTCCGCGGTGGAGGCGGCACAGGGCTACGGCGCACGGGTCCACCTCTGGGGCATCGAGGCCTCCGGCGGCCGCAATCAGGCCGAGCCGCTGCTGTGGGAGGTCGACAGTGCGCGCACCTTCGACCTGGAGTTCTGCAAGCCGTACGTCACCCGGCGGGCCGGTGTCGACTTCTCCGACCAGCCGGTGGGCGAGGGGCCGGCGCCCAGCCGCGACGATGTGCGCTTCGTCGGCGCACAGGTCGCCGCCCAGTGGCTGTCGGAACGCGGCCGCGAGTGGGTGGCCGGGCTGCTCCCCGGTCACCCCTATCTGCCCGGCGCCGTCGACCAGGAACTCCTGACCGCGTCGGAGGCGCTGCTGCGGCACTCCCTGCGCGGCCATGCCGATCTGCGCCGGGTCCTGCGCGACGGCTTCTGGGACCACGTTCAGGGGCAGTACTAG